The DNA region AGCGATGAACTGTGTGAGTGCAGTGATATTAGTTCTGCATTGCTGCTTGAACTTGTAGAGCACAGTATCGCGATTCCATTTGAGGGCGTTGAATTAGCACAATGGCAATTTAGTGTGGAAAATTTGCTTGTAGTACAAAAAGCGACCCGAATTCAGCGTGATCTTGCGCTCGATTGGGGAGATACCGCGTTAATTCTACAATTACTCGATGAAAGAGAACAATTAGAACGACAAGTATTAATGCTAAAACAGCAACTAAAACGATTTAAAGCGTAGCGACATGTTGTCTAGAATTAACCATCTAATAAATCTAGGTGTTTTGTTTAAGCAATGATTGTCCGCTTTGCAAGTGTGCTCTCAATATTGAATAGCGTGTTCATTTGTTCATTTGTTCATTATTATCGCCCGTTTATCTTTCAAGATGAATTTGTAGCTGTTTTTTTGGTATTAAATAAAAACCATA from Shewanella polaris includes:
- a CDS encoding chaperone modulator CbpM, whose amino-acid sequence is MMLQINISEQDRWLSSDELCECSDISSALLLELVEHSIAIPFEGVELAQWQFSVENLLVVQKATRIQRDLALDWGDTALILQLLDEREQLERQVLMLKQQLKRFKA